From Rhodococcus sp. B7740, one genomic window encodes:
- a CDS encoding phosphatase PAP2 family protein — MSFVTRRKGQTEAPTEVRILEKVQSTVGSAPGAITVARGMSHFGEHALGWVAIAGIGAALDRPRRRQWASVAVGAVGSHAASIVIKRIVRRPRPHDPAVRINVSTPSKLSFPSSHATSTTAAAVLLGRVTGLPLPAVLVPPMLLSRLVLGVHYPTDVLAGSALGALTAVAVVKFEGDK; from the coding sequence GTGTCTTTCGTTACCAGGCGTAAGGGACAGACCGAGGCTCCGACGGAAGTCAGGATCCTCGAGAAGGTGCAGAGCACCGTCGGCAGTGCCCCCGGTGCGATCACCGTCGCCCGCGGCATGTCGCACTTCGGCGAACACGCACTCGGCTGGGTCGCGATCGCCGGTATCGGAGCTGCACTGGACCGGCCGCGTCGGCGTCAGTGGGCCTCGGTGGCCGTCGGGGCAGTGGGTTCCCACGCCGCGTCGATCGTCATCAAACGCATCGTGCGCCGGCCACGTCCTCACGACCCGGCCGTCCGCATCAACGTCTCGACCCCCAGCAAGCTGAGCTTTCCGTCCTCGCATGCGACATCGACCACAGCCGCCGCGGTTCTCCTCGGCCGGGTGACCGGGCTACCGTTACCGGCGGTCCTCGTCCCACCCATGCTGCTCTCGCGCTTGGTGCTCGGAGTCCATTACCCCACCGACGTGCTGGCAGGATCGGCACTCGGCGCGTTGACGGCTGTGGCCGTCGTGAAGTTCGAAGGAGACAAATGA